In the genome of [Mycoplasma] phocae, one region contains:
- a CDS encoding variable surface lipoprotein, translating to MKKNKWLATLSLSVIAMPLIAAACNNVNMKKEMPQTPPTTPEAPKPTPPQNDSPQTPPTNPKSPQTPPKMNDSKPDSKDMTPNTPPPNNMDNKKEESPKMPLDPKDSKPSPMKPIVPDKDKTEADWKKFLLENVEIDYSEKPIDLSRFDSKKVTVKTPDGWVAHYDEFSINVFPSEDSKSLQISVNMTLTNEKYPNIKIMIDKKNGIPLKSEMK from the coding sequence ATGAAAAAAAATAAATGACTAGCCACTTTATCATTATCTGTTATTGCAATGCCATTAATAGCTGCTGCTTGTAACAATGTAAATATGAAAAAAGAAATGCCACAAACTCCACCAACAACTCCAGAAGCTCCTAAACCAACTCCGCCACAAAATGATTCTCCGCAAACACCACCAACAAATCCGAAATCTCCACAAACTCCTCCAAAAATGAATGATTCAAAGCCAGATTCTAAGGATATGACACCAAATACCCCGCCACCTAATAATATGGACAATAAAAAAGAAGAAAGCCCAAAAATGCCTTTAGACCCAAAAGATTCAAAACCTTCTCCAATGAAACCAATTGTCCCTGATAAAGATAAAACAGAAGCGGATTGAAAAAAGTTTTTACTTGAAAATGTAGAAATAGATTATTCTGAAAAACCAATAGATTTAAGTAGATTTGACTCTAAAAAAGTAACAGTAAAGACTCCGGATGGATGAGTTGCTCATTATGACGAATTTTCTATTAATGTTTTTCCTTCTGAAGATTCAAAATCTCTACAAATTAGTGTTAATATGACATTGACAAATGAAAAATATCCAAATATTAAAATAATGATTGACAAAAAAAATGGTATTCCTTTAAAAAGTGAAATGAAATAA